AGACCTGACATTGACACTCATAAAGGAGGCTTTACAGTTGCAGATAAAAGTCTAACTAGCAAGGAAATGCTGACTAGAGTAGATTGGGCAATACAAGGATTAACTCATACAAAAGATATCAAAGGCATCCATTTTGGATTAGAAGTTAGACCAGAGTGGCTTTTAGTGTTGACTCTAGCATTTCAGGAAGGATTGCAAGATAAGGCAATTGCAGAGCGAATGTGTGTATCTGAACGCATGGTACGTCACTACTGGAGTAAGCTGCAAGACGCTTTAGAAGTTTATCCTGAAGATGGTAAAAATATCCGAATTCAAACTCAAATGCGAGCGCGAGAAGAAGGATTAATTGATTAGTTAGGAGTAGGAGTTAGGAGATAGTTGATAGTTGTTAGGAGTTAGGAGCTAGGAACTAGTTGATAGTTGATGGTTGATAGTTGTTAATTCCACTAACCATAACCACTAACCACTAACTACTAACCACCGTTTGTTAGGAATTGGAGGCGCGGAAGTTGTAGTTAATAGTGAGGAGTTAGTAAAGAATAAAAAAATTAACAAATGACTGAGCTTGGTCTTTGGAAAAGAATCAAAGAGGAAATGACTATTTGGCGTGTGGGTGCATTTCCTAGCATTGTAGCGATCGCGCTAGTAATTATTCTGC
Above is a genomic segment from Tolypothrix sp. NIES-4075 containing:
- a CDS encoding response regulator, whose amino-acid sequence is MNQTLAAKALLKILVIDDHESVLGGTIATLGRHYPDAELMTALTAKNVLNQLNSLQPDVLVMDLSIPESPGMTAQPNVGLQLIRNVMKRYPDLNLVIQSAHVRTLVRIRPDIDTHKGGFTVADKSLTSKEMLTRVDWAIQGLTHTKDIKGIHFGLEVRPEWLLVLTLAFQEGLQDKAIAERMCVSERMVRHYWSKLQDALEVYPEDGKNIRIQTQMRAREEGLID